In Carya illinoinensis cultivar Pawnee chromosome 9, C.illinoinensisPawnee_v1, whole genome shotgun sequence, the following are encoded in one genomic region:
- the LOC122277663 gene encoding transcription factor bHLH112-like isoform X1, with translation MAEEFQTGVCGGNWWMNSSRSVFTGTTSPCSLALGETGGGGGYAAAWPDMVDMKGSRSCEDSVSDHHGSLVFTDVQKPPQLPHPDSSSGSSSILIDSTLQMMGFGFPPSSTTSDLNQALLRGGTGRTESNYNSMLQEDLNSRLNYQQERSSGVDHNSQIHKNWSPTKNFSNNGSEDLSITSFKSLNQDFPLVDTVISTSSAGFPVGSVSYGYPSTLVQSLFDSDSQSQQSLFNNNRSIMSYSSTANNYGTNSNELSPSSWTKFSAPFYPKQQPCGLHFSNKTPFWNASTEALTDNNIRPGLHPSSQSQYLVPTFEEKPKCSNLPTKPNMEDVQDSVSVVKKSSSSPEPVFKRPRIETPSPLPTFKVRKEKLGDRITALQQLVSPFGKTDTASVLHEAIEYIKFLHDQVSVLSTPYMKNGTPIDQQYQQGSDKLKDSTTEGPKQDLRSRGLCLVPISSTYPVANETTADFWTPTFGGTFR, from the exons ATGGCAGAGGAATTTCAGACCGGGGTTTGCGGGGGAAACTGGTGGATGAATTCATCGAGAAGCGTGTTCACGGGGACTACATCCCCGTGTTCCTTGGCGCTTGGTGAAaccggaggaggaggaggttatGCTGCTGCTTGGCCGGATATGGTGGACATGAAGGGATCAAGGTCTTGTGAGGATTCGGTTTCTGATCATCATGGCTCCTTAGTTTTCACAGATGTGCAGAAGCCTCCTCAGCTGCCTCATCCTGATTCTTCCAGTGGCAGCAGCAGCATCTTGATTGATTCTACCTTGCAAATGATGGGTTTTGGTTTTCCACCATCATCAACAACATCGGACTTGAACCAAGCTTTGCT TCGTGGTGGTACTGGAAGAACGGAGAGCAATTACAATTCCATGCTTCAAGAAGATTTGAATTCAAGGTTGAATTACCAACAAGAAAGATCATCAGGAGTAGATCATAATTCTCAAATCCATAAGAATTGGAGCCCCACCAAGAACTTCTCCAATAATGGAAGTGAAGATTTATCTATCACTTCTTTCAAGTCTTTAAATCAAGACTTTCCTCTGGtcgacactgtcatcagtacTAGCTCCGCCGGCTTTCCTGTGGGTTCAGTTTCTTATGGATACCCTTCAACATTGGTACAAAGTTTATTTGATTCTGATTCTCAATCACAGCAATCTTTATTCAACAACAATCGTTCCATCATGAGCTATTCATCCACTGCTAATAATTATGGGACAAACTCCAATGAATTATCACCTTCTTCTTGGACAAAGTTCTCAGCTCCGTTTTATCCAAAGCAGCAACCTTGTGGCCTGCACTTCTCTAACAAAACACCCTTTTGGAATGCCTCCACGGAGGCTCTGACTGACAATAATATTCGACCCGGCCTTCATCCTTCATCACAGTCACAGTATCTAGTGCCAACATTTGAAGAGAAACCCAAGTGCTCCAACCTCCCCACAaag CCCAACATGGAAGATGTCCAGGACTCCGTCTCAGTGGTGAAGAAAAGTAGCAGTAGTCCTGAACCAGTATTCAAAAGGCCCAGAATTGAAACCCCATCACCGTTACCAACTTTTAAG GTTCGGAAAGAGAAGCTAGGGGACCGAATAACTGCACTCCAGCAATTGGTTTCACCTTTCGGAAAG ACTGATACAGCCTCCGTTCTCCATGAAGCTATTGAGTACATCAAGTTCCTTCATGATCAAGTCAGT GTTTTAAGTACTCCATATATGAAAAATGGAACTCCAATTGATCAACAGTACCAACAG GGTTCTGATAAACTGAAGGACAGTACTACTGAAGGCCCAAAACAAGATCTAAGAAGCCGAGGCCTCTGTTTGGTTCCAATCTCAAGCACATATCCAGTTGCGAACGAGACAACAGCTGATTTTTGGACGCCTACTTTTGGAGGAACATTCAGGTAG
- the LOC122277663 gene encoding transcription factor bHLH112-like isoform X2 — translation MAEEFQTGVCGGNWWMNSSRSVFTGTTSPCSLALGETGGGGGYAAAWPDMVDMKGSRSCEDSVSDHHGSLVFTDVQKPPQLPHPDSSSGSSSILIDSTLQMMGFGFPPSSTTSDLNQALLRGGTGRTESNYNSMLQEDLNSRLNYQQERSSGVDHNSQIHKNWSPTKNFSNNGSEDLSITSFKSLNQDFPLVDTVISTSSAGFPVGSVSYGYPSTLVQSLFDSDSQSQQSLFNNNRSIMSYSSTANNYGTNSNELSPSSWTKFSAPFYPKQQPCGLHFSNKTPFWNASTEALTDNNIRPGLHPSSQSQYLVPTFEEKPKCSNLPTKPNMEDVQDSVSVVKKSSSSPEPVFKRPRIETPSPLPTFKVRKEKLGDRITALQQLVSPFGKTDTASVLHEAIEYIKFLHDQVLSTPYMKNGTPIDQQYQQGSDKLKDSTTEGPKQDLRSRGLCLVPISSTYPVANETTADFWTPTFGGTFR, via the exons ATGGCAGAGGAATTTCAGACCGGGGTTTGCGGGGGAAACTGGTGGATGAATTCATCGAGAAGCGTGTTCACGGGGACTACATCCCCGTGTTCCTTGGCGCTTGGTGAAaccggaggaggaggaggttatGCTGCTGCTTGGCCGGATATGGTGGACATGAAGGGATCAAGGTCTTGTGAGGATTCGGTTTCTGATCATCATGGCTCCTTAGTTTTCACAGATGTGCAGAAGCCTCCTCAGCTGCCTCATCCTGATTCTTCCAGTGGCAGCAGCAGCATCTTGATTGATTCTACCTTGCAAATGATGGGTTTTGGTTTTCCACCATCATCAACAACATCGGACTTGAACCAAGCTTTGCT TCGTGGTGGTACTGGAAGAACGGAGAGCAATTACAATTCCATGCTTCAAGAAGATTTGAATTCAAGGTTGAATTACCAACAAGAAAGATCATCAGGAGTAGATCATAATTCTCAAATCCATAAGAATTGGAGCCCCACCAAGAACTTCTCCAATAATGGAAGTGAAGATTTATCTATCACTTCTTTCAAGTCTTTAAATCAAGACTTTCCTCTGGtcgacactgtcatcagtacTAGCTCCGCCGGCTTTCCTGTGGGTTCAGTTTCTTATGGATACCCTTCAACATTGGTACAAAGTTTATTTGATTCTGATTCTCAATCACAGCAATCTTTATTCAACAACAATCGTTCCATCATGAGCTATTCATCCACTGCTAATAATTATGGGACAAACTCCAATGAATTATCACCTTCTTCTTGGACAAAGTTCTCAGCTCCGTTTTATCCAAAGCAGCAACCTTGTGGCCTGCACTTCTCTAACAAAACACCCTTTTGGAATGCCTCCACGGAGGCTCTGACTGACAATAATATTCGACCCGGCCTTCATCCTTCATCACAGTCACAGTATCTAGTGCCAACATTTGAAGAGAAACCCAAGTGCTCCAACCTCCCCACAaag CCCAACATGGAAGATGTCCAGGACTCCGTCTCAGTGGTGAAGAAAAGTAGCAGTAGTCCTGAACCAGTATTCAAAAGGCCCAGAATTGAAACCCCATCACCGTTACCAACTTTTAAG GTTCGGAAAGAGAAGCTAGGGGACCGAATAACTGCACTCCAGCAATTGGTTTCACCTTTCGGAAAG ACTGATACAGCCTCCGTTCTCCATGAAGCTATTGAGTACATCAAGTTCCTTCATGATCAA GTTTTAAGTACTCCATATATGAAAAATGGAACTCCAATTGATCAACAGTACCAACAG GGTTCTGATAAACTGAAGGACAGTACTACTGAAGGCCCAAAACAAGATCTAAGAAGCCGAGGCCTCTGTTTGGTTCCAATCTCAAGCACATATCCAGTTGCGAACGAGACAACAGCTGATTTTTGGACGCCTACTTTTGGAGGAACATTCAGGTAG